One region of Miscanthus floridulus cultivar M001 chromosome 19, ASM1932011v1, whole genome shotgun sequence genomic DNA includes:
- the LOC136528661 gene encoding uncharacterized protein, which produces MAPSSSSSSGGSHAGLAIAATAMALSGTLVLYSLCRAKQPHLVPSDSDAPSPRLRPCLSSSEKRKKKKREMARRGSQQKRVRFADDVVDNKDNGAATAAAAPAMREEAEAEPSCAAALRTPMPANREALYRGMLRGRTMLRVACSY; this is translated from the exons ATGGcgccgtcctcgtcctcgtcgtcgggCGGCTCCCACGCGGGCCTCGCCATCGCGGCCACCGCCATGGCGCTCTCCGGCACGCTCGTCCTCTACTCCCTGTGCCGCGCCAAGCAGCCGCATCTGGTCCCGTCCGACTCCGACGCCCCGTCTCCTCGGCTCCGGCCGTGCCTCTCCTCGTCCG AGAagcggaagaagaagaagcgggAGATGGCGCGGCGCGGGAGCCAGCAGAAGCGGGTGCGCTTCGCGGACGACGTCGTGGACAACAAGGACAATGgcgccgccactgccgccgccgcccctgcgATGCGGGAGGAGGCCGAGGCCGAGCCGTCGTGCGCCGCGGCGCTGAGGACGCCCATGCCGGCCAACCGGGAGGCGCTGTACCGCGGCATGCTCCGCGGCCGCACCATGCTCAGGGTCGCCTGCTCCTACTAG